In Bradyrhizobium lablabi, one DNA window encodes the following:
- a CDS encoding Zn-dependent alcohol dehydrogenase — protein sequence MKAAVLHEVNKPLVIEDVSLPNPGPREVLIRTAVAGLCHSDLHFMEGLYPHPLPAVLGHESAGVVEKVGSDVNYVKPGDHVVTCLSVFCGTCDNCTTGRTVLCTDTTVKMLPGASNRLSWARSEKLNQFLNLSSFAEQMLVHENAIVKIRKDMPLDLAALIGCGVITGFGAVVNTAKVAPGENVVVIGCGGVGMAAINGAEIAGAGRIIAVDTNPAKLQLATKLGATDIVDPQNGDVVQQVRELTGGGVHHSFEVLGRKETAEQAFAMLAPGGTATIVGMIPFGQKIELHGFDFLRERKIQGSSMGSNHFRVDMPRLVEFYLRGKLHLEDWISAKLKLSEINEGFAAMKAGKTVRSVIMFDA from the coding sequence ATGAAGGCCGCCGTCCTGCATGAAGTCAACAAGCCGCTGGTGATCGAGGACGTCAGCCTGCCCAATCCGGGGCCGCGCGAGGTCCTGATCCGCACCGCGGTTGCCGGCCTCTGCCATTCCGACCTGCATTTCATGGAAGGGCTTTATCCGCATCCGCTGCCGGCCGTGCTCGGCCATGAATCGGCCGGTGTGGTCGAGAAGGTCGGCTCCGACGTCAATTACGTCAAGCCGGGCGACCATGTCGTCACCTGCCTGTCGGTATTCTGCGGCACCTGCGACAATTGCACCACGGGGCGGACGGTGTTGTGCACCGACACCACGGTAAAGATGCTGCCCGGCGCATCCAACCGGCTGTCATGGGCGCGGTCGGAGAAACTGAATCAGTTTCTCAATTTGTCGTCGTTCGCCGAGCAGATGCTCGTGCACGAAAACGCAATTGTAAAGATCCGCAAGGACATGCCGCTCGATCTCGCCGCGCTGATCGGTTGCGGCGTCATTACCGGATTTGGCGCGGTCGTCAACACCGCAAAGGTCGCGCCGGGCGAAAACGTGGTGGTGATCGGCTGCGGCGGCGTCGGCATGGCCGCGATCAATGGCGCCGAGATCGCCGGCGCCGGCCGCATCATCGCGGTCGATACCAATCCGGCAAAACTTCAATTGGCCACAAAACTCGGCGCCACCGACATCGTCGATCCGCAAAACGGCGATGTGGTGCAGCAGGTGCGTGAGCTCACCGGCGGCGGCGTGCATCACTCATTCGAAGTGCTGGGGCGCAAGGAAACCGCGGAACAGGCGTTTGCAATGCTGGCGCCCGGCGGCACCGCGACCATTGTCGGCATGATTCCGTTCGGCCAGAAGATCGAGCTGCACGGTTTTGACTTTTTGCGTGAACGCAAGATCCAGGGCTCGTCAATGGGCTCGAACCACTTTCGCGTCGACATGCCGCGGCTGGTCGAATTTTATCTGCGCGGCAAGCTGCATCTGGAGGACTGGATCTCGGCCAAGCTGAAGCTCTCGGAAATCAACGAAGGCTTTGCCGCGATGAAGGCCGGCAAGACGGTGCGCAGCGTGATTATGTTTGATGCGTGA
- a CDS encoding SDR family NAD(P)-dependent oxidoreductase, with product MEIPKYKIALIVGAGSGLSASLTRLFAREGIRVALAARQVEKLGALCTETGAKAYACDATKPEEVERLFGLVEREIGVPDVVVYNASGRARGPFTELVPADVEKAIAVSAFGGFLVTQQAATRMLPNKHGAILFTGASASVKGYAQSAPFAMGKFALRGLAQSMARELSPQGIHIAHFVIDGGIRSAARSEPADGPDSMLDPDAIALSYWNVLQQPRSAWAWEMELRPWVEKF from the coding sequence ATGGAAATACCAAAATACAAGATCGCCCTGATCGTCGGCGCAGGCTCAGGCCTCAGCGCGTCGCTGACGCGGCTGTTCGCCCGCGAAGGCATCCGCGTCGCGCTGGCCGCGCGCCAGGTCGAAAAACTCGGCGCGCTCTGCACCGAGACCGGGGCCAAGGCCTATGCCTGCGACGCCACCAAGCCGGAGGAGGTCGAGCGGCTGTTCGGCCTGGTCGAGCGCGAGATCGGCGTGCCGGACGTGGTGGTCTATAACGCCAGCGGCAGGGCCCGCGGCCCCTTCACGGAACTGGTGCCCGCGGATGTCGAGAAAGCCATCGCGGTGAGCGCATTCGGCGGCTTTCTGGTGACGCAGCAGGCAGCGACGCGGATGCTGCCGAACAAGCACGGCGCGATCCTGTTCACGGGTGCTTCGGCCAGCGTCAAGGGCTATGCGCAATCGGCGCCGTTCGCGATGGGCAAATTCGCGCTGCGCGGCCTGGCCCAGAGCATGGCGCGCGAATTGTCGCCGCAGGGCATTCACATCGCGCATTTTGTCATCGACGGCGGCATTCGCAGCGCGGCGCGCTCGGAGCCCGCCGACGGGCCGGATTCGATGCTCGATCCCGACGCGATTGCGTTGAGCTATTGGAATGTTTTGCAGCAGCCGCGCAGCGCCTGGGCCTGGGAGATGGAATTGCGGCCATGGGTCGAGAAGTTTTAG
- a CDS encoding SDR family NAD(P)-dependent oxidoreductase has protein sequence MPKLNGKIAVITGGNSGIGLATAKVFVKEGARVYFTGRRQAELEAAAAVPGPSATPVQGDVSKPADLDRLYDQIRDEAGRVDVVFANGGTVVLAPLGGLAEEHIDNQLDVNVKGVIWTVQKALPLMGPGGSIILNASIVATKGWANWSVYSATKAAVRNFARTWSSDLQGRNIRVNAISPGVIPTPGHEKTGVGREALNSFMEHAASITPLARTGTDEEVAKVVAFLASDDSSFIAASEIFVDGGIAQI, from the coding sequence ATGCCGAAACTCAATGGAAAGATCGCAGTCATCACCGGTGGAAACTCCGGGATCGGCCTGGCAACAGCGAAGGTTTTCGTGAAGGAAGGCGCGCGCGTTTACTTCACGGGCCGCAGGCAGGCAGAACTCGAAGCGGCCGCGGCCGTTCCTGGACCGAGCGCGACGCCCGTCCAGGGCGACGTCTCCAAGCCGGCCGATCTCGACCGCCTCTACGACCAGATTCGCGATGAGGCGGGACGCGTCGATGTCGTTTTCGCCAATGGCGGCACCGTCGTTCTGGCGCCGCTCGGCGGCCTTGCGGAGGAGCACATCGACAATCAACTGGATGTGAATGTGAAGGGCGTGATCTGGACCGTCCAGAAGGCCCTTCCACTGATGGGGCCGGGTGGCTCGATCATCTTGAATGCCTCGATCGTCGCCACAAAAGGCTGGGCCAACTGGAGTGTCTACAGCGCCACAAAGGCGGCGGTCCGCAACTTCGCCAGGACGTGGTCGTCGGATTTGCAGGGCCGGAACATCCGGGTCAACGCGATCAGCCCTGGGGTGATCCCGACACCTGGACACGAAAAGACCGGCGTTGGACGAGAGGCACTGAACAGCTTCATGGAGCACGCGGCGAGCATAACGCCGCTTGCACGAACGGGAACCGACGAGGAGGTCGCGAAGGTCGTCGCCTTCCTGGCCTCTGACGACAGTAGCTTCATCGCAGCCAGCGAGATCTTCGTCGATGGCGGCATAGCCCAGATCTGA
- a CDS encoding amidase — protein MAKSQWSFKSATELSAALAAKKVSAVELAQDAIGRIERHDDKINAICVRDFSRALEAARAADAARGRGEAKPLLGIPITVKESYNIAGLPTTWGFPPQKDFRPSEDALSISRVKEAGGVILGKTNVPLGLGDWQSYNDIYGTTNNPFDLGRTPGGSSGGSSAALAAGYGPLSLGSDIGGSLRVPAFHCGVYAHKPTYALVPSRGHTPPPFPPLPLDRDLAVIGPMARSAADLSLLLDVVAGPDPLEAGTAYSLALPPPRHGELKNFRVLVIDTDPVMPTDKTVRGGIEKLAANLAKAGVKVERSSPLLPDFAASSRLYMRMLMSFLGANFLPENYAGAQAAAAQLAPDDMSLPAERLRGIALSHRDWVMAEGGRARLRAQWRELFKTFDAVICPVMPTPAYPHVHSADQETRRVNIDGKDYVYPDQLTWPGIATLPGVPATAIPTGFSPEGLPIGVQIVGPWLEDRTPLKLAELIEREFGGFVPPPMFDD, from the coding sequence TTGGCCAAATCGCAATGGAGCTTCAAGTCCGCCACCGAATTATCGGCGGCGCTTGCGGCAAAGAAAGTCTCGGCCGTCGAACTGGCGCAGGACGCGATCGGACGGATTGAGCGTCACGACGACAAGATCAATGCGATCTGCGTGCGCGATTTTTCACGCGCGCTCGAAGCCGCCCGTGCCGCCGACGCGGCGCGCGGGCGCGGCGAGGCCAAGCCGCTGCTCGGCATTCCCATCACGGTCAAGGAATCCTACAACATCGCAGGGTTGCCCACGACCTGGGGCTTTCCGCCCCAGAAGGATTTTCGCCCCAGCGAAGACGCGCTGTCGATCTCCCGCGTCAAGGAAGCCGGCGGCGTGATCCTAGGCAAGACCAACGTTCCCCTCGGGCTCGGCGACTGGCAGAGTTACAACGACATCTACGGCACCACCAATAACCCTTTCGATCTCGGCCGCACGCCGGGCGGTTCCTCCGGCGGATCGTCGGCGGCGCTCGCCGCCGGCTACGGGCCATTGTCGCTCGGCTCCGACATCGGCGGCTCGTTGCGCGTGCCGGCGTTCCATTGCGGCGTCTACGCCCACAAGCCGACCTACGCGCTGGTGCCGTCGCGCGGCCACACCCCGCCGCCGTTCCCGCCGCTGCCGCTGGACCGCGATCTCGCCGTGATCGGCCCGATGGCGCGCTCGGCCGCGGACCTTTCGCTGCTGCTCGACGTTGTTGCCGGGCCCGACCCACTGGAAGCCGGCACGGCCTACTCGCTTGCGCTGCCGCCGCCGCGCCACGGCGAATTGAAGAATTTCCGTGTGCTCGTGATCGATACCGATCCGGTGATGCCGACCGATAAAACCGTCCGTGGTGGGATCGAAAAACTTGCCGCCAACCTCGCCAAGGCCGGTGTCAAAGTCGAACGCAGCAGTCCGTTGCTGCCCGACTTCGCCGCGTCGTCGCGGCTTTACATGCGGATGCTGATGTCGTTCCTTGGCGCAAACTTTCTGCCGGAGAACTATGCGGGTGCGCAGGCCGCGGCCGCGCAGCTTGCGCCCGACGATATGAGTCTTCCGGCGGAGCGCCTGCGCGGCATCGCGCTTAGCCACCGCGACTGGGTGATGGCCGAAGGCGGACGCGCGCGGCTCCGCGCGCAGTGGCGTGAATTGTTCAAGACCTTTGACGCGGTGATCTGCCCGGTGATGCCGACGCCGGCCTATCCGCACGTTCATTCGGCGGACCAGGAAACCCGCCGCGTCAATATCGACGGCAAGGACTACGTCTATCCCGACCAGCTGACCTGGCCCGGCATCGCCACCCTGCCCGGCGTGCCGGCGACTGCGATACCGACCGGCTTTTCGCCGGAAGGCCTGCCGATCGGCGTCCAAATCGTCGGCCCTTGGCTGGAAGACCGCACGCCGTTAAAACTCGCCGAACTGATCGAGCGCGAATTCGGCGGTTTTGTTCCGCCGCCGATGTTTGATGATTAG
- a CDS encoding GlxA family transcriptional regulator, with amino-acid sequence MQRVGFIVYPGFQLMSFAVISVFEFANLQVGELAYDVKMLSETGGSIRSSAGMSVAAEPFDDANFDTLIVGGGAVVEPSTPGLIEFLRRAPERYRRVASICIGAFILAEAGLLDGRRATTHWYYARELQARFPRVKVDEDRIFIVDGPVWTSAGATAGIDLALAMVEQDFGAEVARAVAKKLVVYHRRAGGQSQFSALLEMDPKSDRIQSALAYAKRNLAAPLTVQELAKAAHLSPRQFSRAFRAETGQSPAKAIENLRIEAARLMMEQSRHPIDVIARQTGFADRDRMRRAFLRAFGQPPQAIRRNARAEAAA; translated from the coding sequence ATGCAGCGCGTCGGTTTCATCGTCTACCCCGGCTTTCAGCTCATGAGCTTCGCCGTGATCTCGGTGTTCGAATTCGCAAATCTTCAGGTCGGCGAGCTGGCCTATGACGTGAAGATGCTGTCCGAGACTGGCGGGTCCATCCGCAGCTCGGCCGGCATGAGCGTTGCGGCCGAGCCGTTCGACGATGCGAATTTCGACACCCTGATTGTCGGCGGTGGCGCCGTGGTCGAACCGTCGACGCCAGGGCTGATCGAGTTTCTCCGGCGGGCTCCGGAACGATACCGGCGGGTTGCCTCGATCTGCATCGGCGCGTTCATCCTGGCCGAAGCCGGCCTGCTCGACGGCCGGCGCGCGACCACGCACTGGTATTACGCGCGAGAATTGCAGGCCCGGTTTCCAAGGGTGAAGGTGGACGAAGACCGCATCTTCATCGTCGACGGTCCGGTGTGGACCTCGGCCGGAGCGACCGCCGGCATCGATCTCGCGCTCGCCATGGTCGAACAGGATTTTGGCGCGGAGGTCGCGCGGGCCGTAGCCAAGAAACTCGTCGTCTATCACCGGCGCGCTGGTGGACAATCGCAATTTTCGGCGCTGCTGGAGATGGACCCGAAATCGGACCGTATCCAGAGCGCATTGGCCTATGCGAAGCGCAATCTTGCCGCACCGCTGACCGTTCAAGAGCTAGCCAAAGCGGCGCATCTTTCTCCGCGCCAATTCAGCCGTGCGTTCCGCGCCGAGACCGGTCAGTCGCCCGCCAAGGCGATCGAGAACCTGCGTATCGAGGCCGCGCGGCTGATGATGGAGCAGAGCCGCCATCCGATCGACGTGATCGCCCGGCAAACCGGCTTTGCCGATCGCGACCGCATGCGCCGCGCTTTCCTGCGCGCCTTCGGACAGCCGCCACAGGCGATCCGGCGCAACGCGCGGGCGGAGGCGGCGGCGTGA
- a CDS encoding SDR family NAD(P)-dependent oxidoreductase, translated as MSTTKTKGAALITGASSGIGAIYADRLAKRGYDLILVARNQSRLAALADRLKKETGRSVETIAADLNDKADLARIETTLRTNASITLLVNNAGVGAAAPLLNSDLEKMDEMIRLNVGALTRLSYAAVPGFVARGGGTIINISSIVAISPETLNGVYGGSKAFVLAFSQSLQHELAPKGIRVQAVLPGATATEFWDIAGLPVHNLPAAIVMRAEDLVDAALAGLDQGEIVTIPSLPDKDEWDRFEAARRAMSGKLSSAVPARRYNIGHPQTAKA; from the coding sequence ATGAGCACCACCAAAACAAAGGGAGCAGCACTGATTACCGGCGCTTCCTCCGGCATCGGCGCGATCTACGCAGATCGGCTGGCTAAACGCGGCTACGACCTGATCCTGGTCGCCCGCAACCAGAGCCGGCTCGCCGCATTGGCCGACCGGCTGAAAAAAGAGACAGGCCGCTCGGTCGAGACGATTGCAGCCGATCTCAACGACAAGGCGGATCTTGCCCGGATCGAGACGACGCTGCGCACAAACGCGAGCATTACGCTGTTGGTCAACAATGCCGGCGTCGGCGCCGCAGCGCCGCTGCTTAATTCCGACCTCGAGAAGATGGACGAGATGATCCGCCTCAATGTCGGCGCACTGACCCGGCTGAGCTACGCAGCGGTGCCCGGCTTCGTCGCGCGCGGCGGCGGCACCATCATCAATATCTCTTCGATCGTGGCGATCTCGCCCGAAACGCTCAACGGCGTCTACGGCGGCAGCAAAGCGTTCGTATTGGCGTTCAGCCAATCGCTACAGCATGAGCTTGCCCCGAAAGGCATACGGGTGCAGGCGGTCTTGCCCGGCGCGACGGCGACGGAGTTCTGGGATATCGCCGGCCTGCCGGTTCACAATTTACCCGCCGCGATCGTGATGCGGGCTGAAGACTTGGTCGATGCCGCGCTTGCCGGTCTCGACCAGGGCGAGATCGTCACCATTCCATCCCTGCCCGACAAGGACGAATGGGATCGGTTCGAGGCAGCTCGCCGCGCGATGTCCGGGAAGCTCTCCAGTGCTGTGCCGGCGCGCCGATACAACATCGGGCATCCCCAAACTGCAAAAGCATGA
- a CDS encoding glutathione S-transferase family protein yields MADTYRIIGAEMSPYSVKVRSYFRYKEIPHQWILRNAASQAEYEKYARMPIIPLVVTPEGTGIQDSTPIIDAMEKRYPEPSIHPDDPVANFISALVEEFGDEWGNKWMFHFRWAREVDQISAAGRIARMRGGDVSEDKHTAFASQVRARMVDRVWFVGSNEATAPRIEAGFIEMLGLLNSHLATRPYLFGGRPALADFGLWGQIYEMWTDPTGGAIIGGSAQHVLDWVHRMLWPKAEGAFEAWSTLEPTLMPILTRQIGVQFMPWTCANEKAVAEGRDEFSVTLNDKVWTQKPQKYHARSLGMLRAKYAGVADKAELDSVLGAAGCLSGLRG; encoded by the coding sequence ATGGCGGACACTTATCGCATCATCGGCGCCGAGATGTCGCCCTATTCGGTCAAAGTGCGCTCCTATTTTCGCTACAAGGAAATCCCTCATCAATGGATTTTGCGCAATGCGGCAAGCCAGGCGGAATACGAGAAATACGCCAGGATGCCGATCATTCCCCTCGTGGTTACGCCGGAGGGAACAGGCATTCAAGACTCCACCCCGATCATCGACGCCATGGAAAAGCGTTATCCGGAGCCGTCGATCCATCCCGACGACCCCGTCGCCAACTTCATCTCCGCGCTGGTCGAGGAATTCGGCGACGAGTGGGGCAACAAATGGATGTTCCATTTCCGCTGGGCGCGCGAGGTCGACCAGATCAGCGCAGCGGGGCGCATCGCACGAATGCGCGGCGGCGACGTCAGCGAAGACAAGCATACCGCCTTCGCGAGCCAGGTTCGTGCCCGCATGGTCGATCGGGTCTGGTTTGTCGGGTCCAATGAGGCGACCGCGCCGCGGATCGAGGCGGGGTTCATCGAGATGCTTGGATTATTGAATAGCCATCTCGCGACGCGGCCATATCTGTTCGGCGGCCGGCCGGCATTGGCTGATTTCGGCCTCTGGGGCCAGATTTACGAAATGTGGACCGACCCGACCGGCGGCGCGATCATCGGCGGCAGCGCACAGCATGTGCTGGATTGGGTGCACCGGATGTTGTGGCCGAAGGCGGAAGGCGCATTCGAAGCCTGGTCGACGCTCGAGCCGACACTGATGCCGATCCTGACGAGACAGATCGGCGTGCAATTCATGCCCTGGACCTGCGCCAACGAAAAGGCGGTAGCCGAAGGGCGAGACGAATTCAGCGTCACGCTCAATGACAAGGTCTGGACCCAAAAACCGCAAAAATATCACGCACGGTCGCTCGGCATGCTGCGCGCCAAATATGCAGGTGTCGCCGACAAGGCCGAGCTCGATTCCGTCCTGGGGGCCGCGGGCTGCCTCTCCGGATTGCGCGGCTGA
- a CDS encoding nuclear transport factor 2 family protein produces MRNDLAELTSLNRDYVNSVQNSDVKRFDEILAEDFYCSNPDKSLVDRAGFLKQTAIPVTIKNLEARDVKIRIMGDFAIIHAATSYTTPDGKQAFGRYTDCWARQNGR; encoded by the coding sequence ATGAGAAATGACCTCGCCGAACTGACGAGCCTCAATCGCGATTACGTCAATTCCGTCCAGAATTCCGACGTCAAACGTTTCGACGAAATTCTCGCCGAGGACTTCTATTGTTCCAATCCCGACAAGTCGCTGGTCGACCGGGCCGGCTTTCTCAAACAGACGGCGATCCCCGTGACGATCAAAAATCTCGAAGCCCGTGATGTGAAGATTCGCATCATGGGCGATTTCGCCATCATCCACGCCGCGACGAGCTACACCACGCCGGACGGCAAACAGGCTTTTGGCCGCTACACCGATTGCTGGGCGCGCCAGAACGGCCGCTAG
- a CDS encoding enoyl-CoA hydratase, which translates to MATEITIDTGTNELLCAIRDRVAIITLNRPEARNSLSDHLTPALRTMIRTCGENPDVGVLLITGAGTAFCSGGDVKGMGANRDKKKQDMSYDEKVADLQERQRLLTGALVSVRKPTIAALPGPAAGAGLAIAMACDIRIAAESAFVSTGYLRVGLSGDYGIAWLLTRLVGTARARELMFTADKVDAARCERIGLFNRVVPDAKLQEEAFAVAKSMAEGPTIALRYMKDNLDEALTFDFATARDHEAERLIRTTMTADHREAVQAFIEKRKAVFKGK; encoded by the coding sequence ATTGCCACCGAAATCACCATCGACACCGGCACCAATGAACTCCTGTGCGCGATCCGCGACCGCGTCGCCATCATAACGCTGAACCGGCCCGAGGCACGCAACTCGCTCTCCGACCATCTGACGCCGGCGCTGCGCACCATGATCAGGACCTGCGGCGAGAACCCCGATGTCGGCGTGCTCCTGATCACCGGCGCAGGCACTGCCTTCTGCTCGGGCGGTGACGTCAAGGGCATGGGCGCCAACCGCGACAAGAAAAAGCAGGACATGTCCTATGACGAGAAGGTCGCCGATTTGCAGGAGCGGCAACGCCTGCTGACCGGTGCGCTGGTGTCGGTCCGCAAGCCGACGATTGCGGCACTGCCCGGCCCCGCGGCCGGCGCAGGCCTTGCCATCGCCATGGCCTGCGACATCCGGATCGCCGCCGAATCGGCGTTCGTTTCGACGGGGTACCTGCGGGTGGGCCTAAGCGGCGATTACGGCATCGCGTGGCTGTTGACGCGCCTCGTCGGTACCGCTCGGGCACGGGAATTGATGTTTACGGCGGATAAAGTCGATGCCGCCAGATGCGAGAGAATTGGCCTCTTCAACCGCGTCGTGCCGGACGCCAAGCTTCAAGAAGAGGCCTTTGCGGTGGCCAAGTCGATGGCCGAAGGGCCGACCATTGCGCTGCGCTACATGAAGGACAATCTCGACGAAGCCCTCACGTTCGATTTTGCCACCGCCCGCGACCATGAGGCCGAGCGCCTGATCCGCACCACCATGACCGCGGATCACCGCGAAGCGGTGCAGGCGTTTATCGAAAAGCGCAAAGCAGTGTTCAAGGGGAAATGA
- a CDS encoding GlxA family transcriptional regulator translates to MQCIGFIVFPGFDVLSCAVMSTFEYANREIGEPVYDVRLLSETGGSVRASIGVSVATEPFDDTNFDTLIIGGSDVIGSLTPGAIKFLQQALGRCRRVAAICTGAFNLAEAGLLDGRRATTHWYHARDLRDRFPKVKVEEDRIFIIDGPVWTSAGATAGIDLALAMIEKDFSADVARAVARKLVVYHRRAGGQSQFSALLELEPKSDRIQSALAYAKRNLDQPLNVRQLAEAAHLSPRQFSRAFCAETGQSPAKAVENLRIEAARLMMEQSRHSIDVIARQTGFADRYRMRRAFLRTFGQPPQVIRRNARAEAAA, encoded by the coding sequence ATGCAGTGCATCGGTTTCATCGTCTTCCCAGGCTTTGACGTGCTCAGCTGCGCGGTGATGTCCACCTTCGAATACGCGAACAGGGAGATCGGCGAGCCGGTCTATGACGTACGTCTGCTGTCCGAGACGGGCGGCTCCGTCCGCGCCTCGATCGGCGTCAGTGTCGCGACCGAGCCGTTCGACGATACGAATTTCGACACGCTGATCATCGGCGGCAGCGACGTGATCGGATCATTGACGCCGGGCGCGATCAAATTCCTGCAGCAGGCTTTGGGAAGATGCCGGCGTGTCGCCGCGATCTGCACCGGCGCGTTCAACCTGGCCGAAGCCGGCCTGCTCGACGGGCGACGCGCGACCACCCATTGGTATCACGCGCGCGATTTGCGGGACCGCTTCCCAAAGGTGAAGGTGGAGGAAGACCGCATCTTCATCATCGACGGTCCGGTGTGGACCTCGGCCGGCGCCACTGCGGGCATCGATCTTGCGCTAGCTATGATTGAGAAGGATTTTAGCGCGGACGTGGCGCGGGCGGTGGCGAGGAAGCTCGTGGTCTATCACCGGCGTGCCGGCGGCCAGTCGCAGTTTTCGGCGCTCTTGGAGCTTGAGCCGAAATCAGACCGTATCCAGAGCGCATTGGCGTATGCGAAGCGTAACCTCGATCAGCCGCTGAACGTTCGGCAGCTCGCCGAAGCCGCACATCTAAGTCCGCGCCAGTTCAGCCGTGCGTTCTGCGCCGAGACCGGCCAATCGCCGGCCAAGGCGGTCGAGAACCTGCGCATCGAGGCCGCCCGCTTGATGATGGAACAGAGCCGTCATTCGATCGACGTCATCGCCCGGCAAACGGGTTTTGCTGATCGCTACCGCATGCGCCGCGCCTTCCTGCGTACCTTCGGACAACCGCCGCAGGTGATCCGGCGCAACGCGCGTGCGGAAGCAGCGGCGTGA
- a CDS encoding acyl-CoA dehydrogenase family protein, translated as MHELAKHNDVTSAGEPGLLAPDTSGMNFYRADPALADLLRIHLPEPLFRHIEPHLDRLGALAGGHLDECARLADRHVPVLHQRDRFGRDVQRIEYHPAYRELERAAFGEFGIHAMSLRKGIMGWPEPYPVVAKHAFTFLFNQAEFGLGCPINVTDGCAKLLAKFGSAALKEKYLDGLTQTDMSKLTQGGQFMTEKEGGSDVGKLTTTAVQEGDHWRLHGEKWFCSNADAKVVMLLARPEGAVGGTRGVGLFLMPRQLDDGSQNHYRIVRLKDKLGTRSMASGEIKLEGAIAYAVGKLDRGFVQMAEMVNSSRLSNGVKSTALMRRAHHDAMTVAANRVVFGQRIIDLPLARRQLMKIMLATEQALSMSFVTADALDRTEAGSQDAAALLRILTPTLKFRATRDARKVCGDALEMRGGIGYIEEFATSRLLRDAHLGSIWEGTGNIVAIDALGRAVGRHGADAALAADLHARLDDSANVPPAWRDRLRDLTDRAVGFAREVAARSDNEAEARRATSLLYHVASAVALAWEGGRIHEMRGDARRLLLSRMVIDHRVSSSDPFRLTENSVQRTMSGHLLGERAVGMAEVGELLLAA; from the coding sequence ATGCACGAGCTAGCCAAGCACAACGATGTGACTTCAGCCGGTGAGCCGGGTTTGCTGGCGCCGGATACGTCGGGCATGAATTTCTACCGCGCCGATCCGGCTCTGGCCGATCTGCTGCGTATCCATCTGCCGGAGCCGCTGTTTCGCCATATCGAGCCGCATCTCGACCGCCTCGGCGCGCTTGCCGGCGGCCACCTCGACGAATGCGCGCGGTTGGCCGACCGGCATGTGCCGGTGCTGCACCAGCGCGACCGGTTCGGGCGTGACGTGCAGAGGATCGAGTATCATCCGGCCTATCGGGAACTGGAGCGCGCGGCGTTCGGCGAATTCGGCATTCATGCGATGTCCTTGCGCAAGGGCATCATGGGCTGGCCCGAGCCCTATCCCGTGGTGGCGAAGCACGCGTTTACGTTTCTGTTCAACCAGGCCGAATTCGGGCTGGGCTGCCCGATCAACGTCACCGACGGCTGCGCCAAGCTATTGGCAAAATTCGGCAGCGCGGCGTTGAAGGAAAAATATCTGGACGGGCTGACCCAGACCGACATGAGCAAACTGACCCAGGGCGGCCAGTTCATGACCGAGAAGGAGGGCGGCTCCGACGTCGGCAAGCTCACCACGACCGCGGTGCAGGAAGGCGATCACTGGCGGCTCCATGGTGAAAAATGGTTCTGCTCGAACGCGGATGCAAAAGTTGTGATGCTGTTGGCGCGGCCGGAAGGCGCGGTCGGTGGCACGCGCGGTGTCGGCCTGTTCCTGATGCCGCGGCAGCTCGACGACGGCTCGCAAAATCACTACCGGATCGTCCGCTTGAAGGACAAGCTCGGCACCCGCTCGATGGCATCGGGCGAGATCAAGCTCGAAGGCGCGATCGCCTACGCGGTCGGAAAGCTCGATCGCGGCTTTGTGCAGATGGCCGAGATGGTCAATTCGTCGCGGCTCTCCAACGGCGTCAAATCCACCGCGCTGATGCGCCGCGCGCATCACGACGCGATGACGGTCGCCGCAAATCGCGTGGTGTTTGGACAGCGCATCATCGATCTGCCGCTGGCGCGCCGGCAGTTGATGAAGATCATGCTCGCGACCGAACAGGCATTGTCGATGAGTTTTGTCACGGCCGACGCGCTCGACCGCACCGAAGCCGGCAGCCAGGACGCAGCGGCATTGCTGCGCATCCTGACACCGACGCTAAAATTCCGCGCCACCCGCGATGCGCGAAAAGTCTGCGGCGATGCGTTGGAGATGCGCGGCGGCATCGGCTACATCGAGGAATTTGCCACCAGCAGGCTGTTGCGCGACGCCCATCTCGGCTCGATCTGGGAAGGCACCGGCAACATCGTTGCGATCGATGCGCTCGGGCGCGCCGTCGGCCGCCATGGTGCTGATGCGGCGCTCGCCGCCGACCTGCATGCCCGCCTCGACGACAGCGCCAATGTGCCGCCGGCCTGGCGCGATCGTTTGCGCGATCTCACCGACCGCGCCGTCGGCTTTGCCCGCGAGGTCGCCGCGCGCAGCGACAACGAGGCCGAGGCGCGGCGCGCCACCAGCCTGCTCTATCATGTCGCGAGCGCCGTCGCTTTGGCCTGGGAGGGCGGGCGCATCCACGAGATGCGCGGCGATGCGCGCAGGCTGCTGCTGTCGCGGATGGTGATCGATCACCGGGTCTCGTCAAGCGATCCGTTCCGGCTCACGGAAAATTCGGTGCAGCGCACGATGTCAGGCCATCTGCTCGGCGAGCGCGCGGTCGGCATGGCCGAGGTTGGCGAATTGCTTTTGGCAGCGTAG